The genomic region GTGGACGTGCCGTTCACCGAACGCCAGGCCCGCATTACCGAGCGCGAGGTCTTCAACTGGTCGATCCTTGAGCTTTGCCGGGTGACGACGGATAACGGACTGGCCGGCTGGGGGGAAACGGTCATTCACTATACCTGGGCGCGGGTCACCGACGACGCCGTGAACCGGGTCATTGGGAAGAGCCCGGCCGACGTGATGAACGACGATACCCTCGGTGCCGGACTGCAGATGGCCCTCTTCGACGTGGTGGGAAAAGCGCTGGGGGTGCCCTGCTACAAGCTGCTCGGGAACAAGGTGCGGGACTGGTCGCCCATTTCCTGGTGGTCCATCGACGCCTCGCCCGCGGACTGGCTGGCCGAGGCCCGCGACGCGGTGGCCCTGGGTTATACCAGCTTCAAGATCAAGCAGAGGCCCTGGTGGGACATCTTCGCCCAGGTGGACGCCGTCGCCACGGGCATCCCCGGTTCCTTCAAGCTGGACCTCGACGCCAATGCCACGATGCAGAACGCGGCCGCGGCCATGCCCGTCATGCAGAAACTGGCCCAGCACGACAACGTGGCCATGTTCGAGTCCCCCGTCCCGCAGACCGACATCCTGGGCAACCGCCAGCTGAGGCAGGTCATTCCCCGGCCCATCGCCATGCACTTCGGTTCACCGCCTTACATGACGGCCGTCCGAGAAGAGGTCTGCGACGGATTCGTCATCTGCGCCGGGAAGTCCGAGGTGATGCGGCAAGGCCAGTTGAGCGCCGAGGCCAACATGCCCTTCTGGCTGCAGCTCGTGGGCAACGGGCTCACCACGACCTGGGCCGCCCATCTCGGTGCGGTGCTGACCCACGCCACCTGGCCGGCCATTACGTGCATCAACCTCTACAGCCATCACCTGCTGACGCAACCCATCGAAGTCGTGGGCGGCTTTCACCGGGTTCCCGAGGAACCGGGCCTGGGCGTGACCGTGGACGAGGAAGCCGTGGAACGGTGGAGAATCCCCGACGATACGGTGCAGGCATTGAAGGAAAAGGGCGAACGGTACGACAAGCCCAAACCGCGGATCATCAATTCCGTGGTCTATCCCGACGGTACCCACATTCATATCGCGCCTATGAACCGGGCATACGGCTATTTCATCCAGGGCAACGGACCGGCCCACGCGGACGGGGTCTGTCTCGAGATCCTGCGCGACGACGGTTCGAAGGAATGGCAGGATCTCTACGACCGGGCCCTCGAACATCCGGTGCGCAGCCGGGGCGAGGCCTGACGCAGCATGTGCCCAATGAGTTGATATCCGGTGCGCAGCGCAGCCGGGACGAATCTACAGGAGACGGAATTCCATGATCAAGATCGCGGAGATTCTCAGCACGGGCCGCAACACGCTATGGGACCAGGTAAAACAGATCGGCGTTGATCACGTGGTCACCAGCATGCCGCCCGCGCTGGGCACCGAAAAGGGCTGGGAATACATGCCCATGCTGCGGATGAAGAACAACTTCAACGACGCCGGCTTCGATGTGGCCGTCATCGAAAGCACGCCGCCGATGCACCGCATCAAGCTGGGGGTGGAAGGCCGGGAAGAAGAGCTGGACAATGTCTGCACCTTCATCGAGAGCATGGGCCGCGTCGGCATCAAGACCTGGTGCTACAACTGGATGGCCATCCTGAACTGGACCCGCACGTCTTCCACGGTGCCCTCACGGGGCGGCGCCGTTGTCACCGGCTACGACCACGCCATGATGAAGAACGCACCGTTGACCGAAGCGGGCGAAGTATCCGAAGACCAGCTATGGGAGACGCTGCACGAGTTTCTCGAGCGGGTCACGCCCGTCGCGGAACAGTACGGCGTGGAAATGGCCATGCATCCCGACGATCCGCCGCTTTCGCCGCTGCGGGGCATCGGGCGTATCATGCGGTCGGTGGACAACTTTCAGAAGCTCCTGGACCTGGTGCCGAGCCCCATGAACGGGGTCACCTTCTGCCAGGGGAACTTCGCCCTCATGACCGACGACCAGCCCGCGGCCATCCGCCACTTCGGCGCACAGCGCAAGATCTTCTTCGTCCATTTCCGGGATGTGCGCGGGGACGTGGAGAACTACGTGGAGACCTTCCACGACGACGGTCCGACCGACATGATGGAGTGCCTGCACGCGTACCGCGATATCGGGTTCGAAGGCGTGCTGCGCCCGGACCACGTGCCGACCCTGGCCGGAGAGGACAACGACCATCCGGGGTACTCGGCCCTTTGCCGATTGTACGCGGTCGGATATATCAGGGGGTTGAGAGAGGCGGTCTACCGTGAGGCAGGGTAATCGTCCGTCGCATATGCAGCGTGCCTTCTCGAGTATCCACGATCTCAAAACCCGCGGACGTGAATAACCGAGCCGGCCCCATCCAGACTTCGCCGGGGTCGAGATGGTCCGTTAGACTTTGCCTGCGTGGAAAACCTTCGACTTCCTCTACGCCTTTGGCTTCGAGATCTGCCAACGTCAGCGCCATCGCTCGATGCATGAAGCCATGACCTCGAAATCTCTCTGATATTCCAAAGCAAACAAACGCGTATATGGATTCGACAGGTTTCAGCTTAAAGGTGGCGCAGAGCTTTGGCCATGCCGTCCGAGGACCTACGCGACACCATGCGATAGGCCGGTCTTTGTAGTAGAATACCCGACCGTGGTATGAACCAGCCCCCCACAGTTCCTTGCGTAGACACTGATTCTCTACTTCGCTGCGATCCTGCCATCCATCCCAGCTCGGGGTTTCCCAGGCCACACACCAACACCAGCCGTGCGGCGGCGTAACCTGCAGTGTTGCAAAATCCTCTACTGTGTCTGGCCCTAAACTCCGGCCGCGCAGTAAGGCGGTGTTCATACGATGTATCTACAATGGGGATGGTTGACAGTGGTGGCAGGCCAGGCGCGATCAGCTGTCAGGCTCTGGGTGGATCGAATCGACCCAGTATACGTTCTCCGGCTTCTCCACCGGTTCGATGTCCAGGTTGACCACGACCGGATCCATGCCGCTTCGACACAGCACGCATTCCAGGGGTTCGTCGGTCCGGGCGTTGATCTCCTGGTGGGGCACGAAGGGCGGCACATAGATGAAGTCGCCCGGACCCGCTTCCGCCACGAATTCCAGGCGCTCGCCCCAGCGCATCCTCGCCCGTCCCTTCACCACGTAGATCACGCTTTCCAGTTCGCCGTGATGGTGCGCTCCGGTCTTCGCGTTCGGGTGGATGGTCACCGTGCCCGCCCAGATCTTGTTCGCCCCGGTCCGGGCGTGGTTTATCGCGGCGGCCCGCGACATGCCCGGCGTCTGCGGCGTGTTTGAATCGAGGCGGTCGCCGGGGATGACCTTCACCCCGTCATCGCGCCATTTCGGATCGTCATTCATCCAGGCCCAGCTCCGCGCGCAGTTTCACGTCCACCACACTGTTCTTCGTCCAGTAGTCCAGCATGATCCGCTTGTTGCGCACCGCCGTCGTGACGAGTTCCTTCGTCGTTCCGTCCGCCGCGATCTCGACCTCCTCCCAGGATTCGATCTCGTGGGGGAAGTCCTGCTTGAACCGAATGGTCAGGGTCCGGTTGAGATCCGGGTAGTAGACCAGATTGTAGACCATGATATCGGGCTCCCGGGCATCGGGCATCAGGATGGCGGTGGCGTTGACGGTCCGCCAGGCCGTATGGTCCAGCCGCTGGTACAGCGTACCCGGAATCATGGACACCTCGCCGGTCGGCAGGGCGTCCGGATTCAGGCGAATGGTCGTCCAGATCTCGTCCTCGGGAATGGCGTTTTCGAGTTCCGCGACCCGATCGCCTTCGCTTTCGAAATAGGAGTACTGGTGCACGCGGTACCGGTCGTCCAGCAGGTTCAGCTGGACGAAGGCGTGGCCGCACCATTCCTGCACGGACGTCGTGATCTTCAGGGTCTTCGGATGGAGGTCTCGGTACACCGGGGTGAAAGCCGAAGTCATGACCGTGTAGGGATACACCCCCGTATTAAACTCGCGCAGGGCGTTCAGTTTGAGGACCTTGACGGCGTCGTCCCCGGCCTCCTCGGGCCGGTCCAATTTGACCTGTTTCCGGGCCGAAAAATCCTCCGTTACGAATATGAGCACCGCGTCTCCGGCGTGGAGTTCGCCATACCGGGCCTGCTTGAGCGTATAGCTCGTGATCTCCGCCTTGCCCTGGTACCAGTAGTCGCCGAACGTGACCGGCGCGTCCCGGTCGGCGTCGGTGCCGTCCCCGACCAGTCCGCATCCACCGGTCAGCCCGATAAACACGCACAACGCGGCCATCAAGCCAACCAGCAGTCTCAACAGGTTTCGTTTCATGGTATCACCTCGCTTTCCCCTGGGATTTCGGGAGAGTAGGCGAAGGGGCGCGATCCCAGCATCCGAATGCCGTAGATGGCCATGGAGACCAGTCCCCAGGTGAGCCCCACGACCACGCCCGCGTCGACGATGCCGCGCCAGGGCTGGGGCAGGTACCGGATCAGGAAGATCAGGATCACGATCCCGATGGTCAGCGCCAGGATGTTTTTCCGGCGGCCCGGGTTTATGTGTATGTAGCCGGCGAGGAACAACGGCGCCAGCGCGATCAGCACGGGACGCGGGTGATGGTAGAGATACCAGGCCCGGGCGACGACCCGTGGAGAAAAGTTACGCTGAAAACCCTGGTACCCCTCCGAGTGGGCCATGAACACCACCACAGCGGCCAGTGCCACCCAGTGGTACCAGTAGAACGGAAAATGGTTGATTGCATCGATCGAGACGGAGAAAAGCCTGACAATGGCGTAAAGCAGGACCGCGCAGATAAAGGAAAGGCCCCAGGCCAGACCGATGATGGATAACAGTCTACCTGGTGTCTCCCGCGTACGCTCCGTCATGGACGCCCCTTCAACGTACGTTCCATGTCCCGCTGGGCGTCCCGTTCCATGATGGTCCGTCTGCGATCGTAGTCCCTCTTGCCCTTGGCCAGGGCGATCTCCACCTTGGCCCGTCCCCGTTTGAAATAGACTCTAGTGGGGATCAGGGTGAGTCCTTTCTCCACGACCCGGCCGATCAACTTGCGGATTTCCGAGCGATGCAGAAGCAGCTTGCGCCGGCGGTTCGGTTCGTGGTTGAAGGAGCTCCCCTGCTCGTAACGCGAGACGTGGACGTTATACAGGTAGATCTCGCCGTTATCGACCGCGGCGTAGCTGTCGGTCAGGTTGATCTTACCCGCCCGCAGCGACTTTACTTCCGTGCCGGTCAGGACGATCCCCGCCTCCCAGGTCTCCAGGAAATGGTAGTCGTGGCGCGCCTTCCGGTTGGTCACGATGACCTTGATGTTATCGGCCCCGTTGGGCTCGGCGATGTGACGATCTGATGCGCTGGCCATATCTGCCTCGAATCGGCATAGTTAATCCGGTTTCCGCTGCCCGCCCTGCTTGACAATCGGCGGCTACCGGAATATATTACGTGTGCGGTTTTATGACAAATGGTATGTGATGCCGAAGTGGTGGAACTGGTAGACACGCTGTGTTCAGGGCGCAGTGGGCTTTCGCCCGTGAGAGTTCGAATCTCTCCTTCGGCATTCAGGTCGGTGGACCCGCATGATTCATGTGGGTTTTTTGTTGGGATGCGGTTATGGTGACGCGATTATGGTGACGCGGATCCCGGCTGCCTCCTGTCGCGAATCCAGTGGGCGTAGCGTTTCGGATCGATCAGGATTACGTCGACAGGCTCGACCGGTTCACTGGACGCCCACTGCCACGGATCGACCGGTTCGAAAGATTTTGACGGTAGGACATATACGTAACCGGGGCGGTTAAGATCGATCGTACCGACATCGAGGTCGATGCGAGGCTCAATGTCGTCGTTCAGATCCTCAGGGTTTTCTACCCCGAGATCCATGCCGAAACTGCAGCCACCATCACCGATCGGCCGGATGGGCAGCGAAAAGGCGATGGCGATGTTCTTCAGGTGGGTGGCATAAACCGCGGTCAATTGATCCCCGTCCGGTCCCACGCCTCCCGCGGACCTGGGTTCCAGCCGAGCGGTTTTATCCTGGCTGCCGTGGTAGAGTACGGGTGGTTTCATTACGATATTCCTCCCACAGCATAGACTTCGGTGGGATTTGTAGCGACGCTACTTTGGTTCCCGGATCCTTATGGAACAATGGATTGAACATCTACTGGTCGGATTGCCGAGTTTAGGGCTTTTGCTGGTCATTGCCGTAATGCTCTGTACACTCGGCAAGGGCGCGGATTGGCTTGTTGATGAAGCGGTCATCCTGTCGAGCCGATGGGGCTTGAGCAAAGCGGTCATCGGCGCGACCGTCGTCAGCATCGGCACAACGACCCCCGAGGCGGCGGTCTCCGTACTCTCGGCGCAACAAGGGGAACCGGGACTTGCGCTCGGAAACGCGGTCGGATCGATTATCTGCGATACCGGGCTGATCCTCGGATTGGCAGCCCTGATTGCCCCGCTCCCATTTGACCGTGCGCTGGCCTCGCGGTTATCCAACGTGCAGGTGGGGGCCGGTATCCTCATGGTAGCCGTTTGCCTGCCGTGGTCCTCGCCGGCGAGTGCGTTCAGCGATGGAGGCGTCCTGCCTCAACTGGCCGGTGTCGTCTTCGTTATTCTTCTCGCGCTGTATATCTGGCAGTCCATCCGATGGGCCAGTTCGACACCTTCAGAAACCGAGAACTCAGATGCAACGAATAGCGGGGAAGCCGGCACATTCGGAACGCTCCTCAAACTCATCGGTGCGATAGCGATAATCGTTCTCTCCGCCCAGATCCTGATCCCGGCCGTGAGTATCATGGCGGAACGCATCGGCGTACCGAAACACATCATCTCGGCGACGCTTGTCGCCTTCGGCACGTCGCTACCGGAGCTGGTCACGGCCATCGCGGCGGTGCGACGCAATCACGGTGAGCTGGTCATCGGAAACATCATCGGCGCAGATATCCTGAACGTGCTTTTCGTTGCCGGGGTATCCGCCTCCGTTACGCCAGGCGGTCTGCAGGCGGATGGACAGTTCTTCCAGTTCCTGTTCCCCGCTATGCTGTTTGTGCTCATCGTTTTCCGATGCGGAATCCACCTGTCAGTCGGTTCTCTGAAACGTCCCCTGGGCGTCGTGCTGGTCTCCGCATGGCTCCTAGTGACGATCCTGAGTTACGCGCTTTCCATTGAAATGCATTAGGGGTGCCCTCCTCGCGATATGGAGGACTCGAAACAACGCTCCTGGAACTCCGTAAGACCCCGGATTTGCTCATTGGTGTAGTGTTCGCCATCGGGAACCACCACGAGCTTATCGTCTGCATCATTCGATCTCCGGATCACCGCGATGCATCGGCCTCTGAAACAATTAACCGGTCTGTCCACGCCCAACAGGTAGGCATCCAGTTCTTCGCCGTCCAACCCCGATACACCTGGAACAAATCCGTAATTTACCGGGTAGATAAGATCATGTTCGGGATGTCGGGAACCCATCGGACGATCGATTTGGATATCGACGATTTTGCCGATGAACATCCCGGGATCCTTGTTCTGAGTACGCGTGGTCTGGTGTCTGTCCGTCATAGTCGGCTTTTTAGACAAGTGGAATCTTGACGACACGGTAACCACCTGGATTCATCTTAATCCCATCTTCGAAACGGGTCAATGACCGATGCGACCGAGTACTTTCGCAGACATAAGCATCCTGCTGGCGCTCTGGTTCATGATGTTCGCCGCGAGCAGCCAGACGATCATCATGACGCCGATTTTGCCCATCGTGGAGGCGCAGTTCGACGTACCCCGGGAATACCTGGGCGCGCTGGTCTCGGCCTACGCGGTCATGCTTGGGTTGTGCGCACTTGTCACCGGTCCGCTGTCGGACGCGATGGGCCGGAGACGTATCCTCATGATCGGCACCGGGGCCATGTGCGTGACCCTTTTCCTGCACAGTTTCGTTACGGACTTTTCCTCACTGTTGCTGATCCGGTCATTGTCCGGCATGGCCGCCGGTATCCTCAGCGGTGTCGCGCCGGCCTATATCGGGGATCATTTTCCGCCGGAGCGGCGGGGCTGGGCCAACGGCGTGGTCATGACGGCCGTCGCCGTGGGACAGATCGTGGGCATTCCGGGTGGAACGATCCTGGCGGACCGATTCGGCTTCGCCGCGCCTTTCGTTTGTTTCGCGGCGCCCATGGTGCTTTCCTTCGTCCTGGTCTGCACCCTGGCCCGGCAGCCGGCCGTGGCCCGGGCACGCCTGTCGTCGATCGGAATGGTGGTCAGCCGCTATGTGTCCATGTTCACGACGCCGGCGACCGCGGCGGCCATCGGCGCCTATAGCGTGATGTTCTCGGGGATCGCCTTCTACGTGATCTACCTGGTCGTGTGGATCAAGGAGACCTTCGGGGTGACCAGCGACGAGGTCGCGTCCCTGTTCGTGATCGCCGGAATTGCCAGCGTCATCGTGGGACCCTGGGCCGGACGCCTCTCGGACCGGATTGGCCGGAAAGTCCTGGTCGTGGGCGGCTGCCTGGGACTCTTCCTCCTCATGACCCTGACGACGGCCATCATGACGGATTTCTGGATCGCCTATCCGCTCTTTTTCGCCATCATGGTCCTCGTGTCGGCCCGCATGGGCCCCTTCCAGGCGCTGCTGTCCGAGATCGTTCCGGCGCAGCGGCGCGGTTCACTGATGAGCCTGAGTATCGCGACCGGCCAGCTGGCCATGGGACTGTGCAGCGCGGCCGCGGGCGTCGTCTATACCGAAGTCGGTTATGTATTCAGTTCTGTAATCGGAGGCACGGGCATGCTTGCCATGGGGTTCATCATATGGCGGTTCATCCCCGAGACTCGGCATGCAGTCCGCCGATGAACTCGGCGACGACGGCGTTGAACCGATCGGGCTCCTCGTAGAACAGCGCGTGGCCGCTGTCTTCGAAGATTTCCATGCGCGCGCCCGGGATGTGCTCGTACATGTACCTGCAGCCCGGGTATGCGCCGCTCCTGCCGCCCGTGGTGATCAAGACCGGTAGATTGATGGAAGGCAGCATGGGACGCCAGTCCTGCACCTGGTAGTCGGGTCCGAGGGTGACCCCCTGGGCAGGCGTATTCTCCCTGCTCTCCTCCAGCAGTCTGTCCAGTTCGTCATCCGGTACATCGAAGGAGACGAACATGTCCCGAAGTTGACGGCGCTTGCGCTCCGTCTCGTCCTCGGACGGGGATTCGGCATCCGGTTCGGGTTCCGGCGGATCAGATGCGGTATCGGCATCGTGTTCGGGCG from Gemmatimonadota bacterium harbors:
- a CDS encoding enolase, with the protein product MKVVEVERIVVDVPFTERQARITEREVFNWSILELCRVTTDNGLAGWGETVIHYTWARVTDDAVNRVIGKSPADVMNDDTLGAGLQMALFDVVGKALGVPCYKLLGNKVRDWSPISWWSIDASPADWLAEARDAVALGYTSFKIKQRPWWDIFAQVDAVATGIPGSFKLDLDANATMQNAAAAMPVMQKLAQHDNVAMFESPVPQTDILGNRQLRQVIPRPIAMHFGSPPYMTAVREEVCDGFVICAGKSEVMRQGQLSAEANMPFWLQLVGNGLTTTWAAHLGAVLTHATWPAITCINLYSHHLLTQPIEVVGGFHRVPEEPGLGVTVDEEAVERWRIPDDTVQALKEKGERYDKPKPRIINSVVYPDGTHIHIAPMNRAYGYFIQGNGPAHADGVCLEILRDDGSKEWQDLYDRALEHPVRSRGEA
- a CDS encoding TIM barrel protein, with protein sequence MIKIAEILSTGRNTLWDQVKQIGVDHVVTSMPPALGTEKGWEYMPMLRMKNNFNDAGFDVAVIESTPPMHRIKLGVEGREEELDNVCTFIESMGRVGIKTWCYNWMAILNWTRTSSTVPSRGGAVVTGYDHAMMKNAPLTEAGEVSEDQLWETLHEFLERVTPVAEQYGVEMAMHPDDPPLSPLRGIGRIMRSVDNFQKLLDLVPSPMNGVTFCQGNFALMTDDQPAAIRHFGAQRKIFFVHFRDVRGDVENYVETFHDDGPTDMMECLHAYRDIGFEGVLRPDHVPTLAGEDNDHPGYSALCRLYAVGYIRGLREAVYREAG
- a CDS encoding cupin domain-containing protein, which codes for MNDDPKWRDDGVKVIPGDRLDSNTPQTPGMSRAAAINHARTGANKIWAGTVTIHPNAKTGAHHHGELESVIYVVKGRARMRWGERLEFVAEAGPGDFIYVPPFVPHQEINARTDEPLECVLCRSGMDPVVVNLDIEPVEKPENVYWVDSIHPEPDS
- the smpB gene encoding SsrA-binding protein SmpB — its product is MASASDRHIAEPNGADNIKVIVTNRKARHDYHFLETWEAGIVLTGTEVKSLRAGKINLTDSYAAVDNGEIYLYNVHVSRYEQGSSFNHEPNRRRKLLLHRSEIRKLIGRVVEKGLTLIPTRVYFKRGRAKVEIALAKGKRDYDRRRTIMERDAQRDMERTLKGRP
- a CDS encoding sodium:calcium antiporter; this translates as MEQWIEHLLVGLPSLGLLLVIAVMLCTLGKGADWLVDEAVILSSRWGLSKAVIGATVVSIGTTTPEAAVSVLSAQQGEPGLALGNAVGSIICDTGLILGLAALIAPLPFDRALASRLSNVQVGAGILMVAVCLPWSSPASAFSDGGVLPQLAGVVFVILLALYIWQSIRWASSTPSETENSDATNSGEAGTFGTLLKLIGAIAIIVLSAQILIPAVSIMAERIGVPKHIISATLVAFGTSLPELVTAIAAVRRNHGELVIGNIIGADILNVLFVAGVSASVTPGGLQADGQFFQFLFPAMLFVLIVFRCGIHLSVGSLKRPLGVVLVSAWLLVTILSYALSIEMH
- a CDS encoding inorganic pyrophosphatase, producing the protein MFIGKIVDIQIDRPMGSRHPEHDLIYPVNYGFVPGVSGLDGEELDAYLLGVDRPVNCFRGRCIAVIRRSNDADDKLVVVPDGEHYTNEQIRGLTEFQERCFESSISRGGHP
- a CDS encoding MFS transporter, which translates into the protein MRPSTFADISILLALWFMMFAASSQTIIMTPILPIVEAQFDVPREYLGALVSAYAVMLGLCALVTGPLSDAMGRRRILMIGTGAMCVTLFLHSFVTDFSSLLLIRSLSGMAAGILSGVAPAYIGDHFPPERRGWANGVVMTAVAVGQIVGIPGGTILADRFGFAAPFVCFAAPMVLSFVLVCTLARQPAVARARLSSIGMVVSRYVSMFTTPATAAAIGAYSVMFSGIAFYVIYLVVWIKETFGVTSDEVASLFVIAGIASVIVGPWAGRLSDRIGRKVLVVGGCLGLFLLMTLTTAIMTDFWIAYPLFFAIMVLVSARMGPFQALLSEIVPAQRRGSLMSLSIATGQLAMGLCSAAAGVVYTEVGYVFSSVIGGTGMLAMGFIIWRFIPETRHAVRR
- a CDS encoding alpha/beta hydrolase encodes the protein MEKRTGFVKANDGVRLYYEDTGSGKPVFLIHGGGLSMGWWRKQVPVLSQRFQVIAADTRGNGRSDKTPWGHRTARYAMDVRQIIETLDLDEVTLVGWSIGARTVLSYIELFRHYRLKGVVLVDEVPSIEVHGPSDPPEHDADTASDPPEPEPDAESPSEDETERKRRQLRDMFVSFDVPDDELDRLLEESRENTPAQGVTLGPDYQVQDWRPMLPSINLPVLITTGGRSGAYPGCRYMYEHIPGARMEIFEDSGHALFYEEPDRFNAVVAEFIGGLHAESRG